Proteins from one Procambarus clarkii isolate CNS0578487 chromosome 72, FALCON_Pclarkii_2.0, whole genome shotgun sequence genomic window:
- the LOC123773628 gene encoding regulatory protein zeste, whose translation MDGHGQAEKEASEVLRSFNILGAPRSTQNEPQNLSTSTGTSQPMVMVPPHPPPQWHIHPQPVHIMAYQPQGNPPTSQSDNNSNQQAPSGQQQAQQQQQQQQQQQPQQGPPQLTHMTADQLSQLQPQPLEHSIWSTTEMDGQNGMNSNYPIGDLQNQEGDTTLNTNDINEEEQETKPKIKKEVKKKRKLADLLAEGIDPTKLEENSDQVRERFGKGCECEGDNCFKNMNPEFVFRHRLNIAELTKNEHDMYLMGVTMACLANPEETSRHKERKRLRASYVFQGKKVCLDAFLYLENCTHYQLKAIRKHVMVNGVTPRVHGNHGKKPPNTFPLDTYQHAAAFLQSYIARYSPNTNTPKKPNKSGKSPPVYLPADITRKKIHNAYKEYCEHFEPDVKVMGYSSFRHFMKEQFPNVKFFRMDKKAERTMGQSDDDDDDNDNTTGAQNPPAQPQEQQQQQQQQQQQQQQQQQQNQRPDQQRVETGAQQVMQQQQAQPPQEPPKDARNTPPVTAAPTATVPPNTHPGVPVSMSHAPIGTNYPAYSHVQLPLNLQTQQPLYSACMQPGMFAPGQATTQVRPAGFPYTSL comes from the exons ATGGACGGACATGGCCAAGCCGAGAAGGAGGCAAGTGAGGTGCTTCGTTCATTTAACATCCTCGGGGCTCCCCGCTCTACACAG AACGAACCCCAAAACCTTTCTACAAGTACCGGTACCTCACAGCCAATGGTGATGGTGCCTCCACATCCGCCACCACAGTGGCACATCCATCCTCAACCAGTACACATTATGGCTTATCAG CCCCAAGGGAATCCACCAACCTCACAAAGTGATAATAACAGCAACCAGCAAGCTCCTAGTGGACAGCAACaagcacaacagcagcagcaacagcagcagcagcagcagccacagcaaGGTCCTCCGCAGCTGACTCACATGACTGCAGATCAGCTGTCTCAACTTCAACCCCAACCCCTCGAGCATTCCATATGGTCAACAACTGAAATGG ATGGGCAAAATGGCATGAACTCCAACTATCCAATAGGTGATTTGCAGAACCAGGAAGGTGACACTACACTTAACACTAATGATATTAATGAAGAGGAACAAGAAACCAAACCCAAAATTAAGAAAGAAGTAAAGAAGAAGAGGAAATTGGCAGATCTTCTAGCTGAGGGTATTGACCCTACTAAGTTGGAGGAAAATAGTGATCAAGTGCGGGAACGCTTTGGGAAGGGTTGTGAGTGTGAGGGTGATAATTGCTTCAAAAACATGAACCCTGAGTTTGTATTTAGACATCGGTTAAATATTGCTGAATTAACTAAGAATGAACATGATATGTACCTAATGGGAGTGACTATGGCATGTTTAGCAAACCCGGAAGAAACTTCACGTCACAAAGAAAGAAAAAGGCTCAGGGCATCGTATGTTTTCCAGGGGAAAAAAGTTTGTTTAGATGCTTTCTTATACTTAGAAAATTGTACTCATTATCAACTCAAAGCCATTAGAAAGCATGTTATGGTTAATGGTGTTACTCCAAGAGTGCATGGAAATCATGGCAAAAAGCCACCAAACACATTTCCTCTGGATACGTATCAGCATGCTGCAGCGTTCTTGCAGAGCTACATTGCCAGATATTCTCCGAACACAAACACTCCCAAAAAGCCTAACAAATCTGGTAAATCTCCTCCAGTTTACTTACCAGCTGATATTACTCGTAAGAAAATTCATAATGCCTATAAGGAATATTGTGAACATTTTGAACCAGATGTCAAGGTAATGGGTTATTCCTCCTTCAGGCATTTCATGAAAGAGCAATTTCCAAATGTTAAATTCTTCCGAATGGACAAAAAAGCTGAACGTACCATGGGTCAGAgcgatgatgatgacgatgataatGACAACACAACAGGTGCTCAGAATCCACCGGCACAGcctcaggaacagcagcagcagcagcagcagcagcaacagcagcaacagcagcagcagcaacagaatcaGAGGCCAGATCAACAGCGTGTAGAAACAGGTGCTCAGCAAGTaatgcagcagcaacaggcacaacCCCCTCAAGAACCTCCTAAGGATGCTCGCAATACACCTCCAGTAACAGCAGCACCCACAGCCACTGTTCCACCCAACACTCATCCTGGGGTGCCTGTCTCCATGTCACATGCACCTATCGGTACCAATTACCCTGCCTATTCTCACGTCCAGTTACCCCTAAACCTTCAGACACAACAGCCTTTATATTCGGCCTGCATGCAACCTGGTATGTTTGCTCCAGGTCAGGCAACGACTCAAGTACGACCCGCAGGCTTTCCTTACACTAGCCTCTAG